A single Oncorhynchus kisutch isolate 150728-3 linkage group LG19, Okis_V2, whole genome shotgun sequence DNA region contains:
- the ky gene encoding kyphoscoliosis peptidase isoform X3 → MERTQTDTQTDLPLLTKHQHQLLSQKIFSVPTITQTISQTITQTITEGAQNELEKLRAIWIWLCHNIEYDVSGYLGLTDKLCSPERVIETGRGVCCGYSSVCMQMCQEAGIECQEVSGHGKGIGYRQGQSYQNTKSLHMWNAVKLGGHWYLLDACWGAGRVDMDNKAFIKRYDDFYFLTDPEDFINSHCPDEKEWQLLDDPIPLEEFEKRVLKTSEFYRLGLTLLHPKHFLLVTENGEASVSMKFTKPVDFTYQISQRSGCEPKAVNSSSGLLTVTRESMRLRLLPPTGGTYDVMIFARSGNNSGTFSWVCSLLVECPEQEPTKELPENPFLSWGLQRSAESLGVKKCSNGAEAAVSETGSFELVLHTSRPLMMLCELTQKDLDPSIAKRCLATQIQSDRLTCNVLCPYLGYYRLSVFVRNYERPQDGFQNGGNFLLHCTGGAINLNELFPPALSTACGPGIRTQDAGLSKFSHTGALVSTQQGKCNITFQNQQDLELHAVLFKEQCKRLGHPLCRHVFFTYNSSKVTISVALPEAGVYKLGLYAKTSTDQDFSLLCDFVLCNSSGSSWPPFPCTYTAWQRGSVLFEPRGGLLEPLSWVLFRVRVPGAQRVSVVGEQLMELQLSKSRVWEGEVFTGASMSQLKLAASGGGGGSTDMTIIMSFDVLSQQNEM, encoded by the exons ATGgagagaacacagacagacacccagacagatttACCATTGCTGACAAAGCATCAACACCAG TTGCTCAGTCAAAAGATCTTCTCAGTTCCGACCATCACCCAGACCATCTCCCAGACCATCACGCAGACCATCACAGAAGGAGCACAGAATGAGCTGGAGAAACTGAGAGCCATCTGGATCTGGCTCTGCCACAACATCg AGTACGACGTAAGTGGCTACCTTGGCCTGACGGACAAATTGTGCTCCCCAGAAAGGGTCATTGAGACGGGTCGGGGCGTGTGCTGTGGGTACTCCAGCGTCTGCATGCAGATGTGCCA GGAGGCAGGAATCGAATGCCAAGAGGTGTCTGGCCATGGCAAAGGTATTGGGTACAGGCAAGGCCAGAGCTACCAAAACACCAAGTCTCTCCACATGTGGAACGCAGTGAAACTGGGAGGCCACTGGTATCTACTGGACGCATGTTGGGGAGCAGGGAGAGTAGACATGGACAACAAGGCCTTTATTAAGAG GTACGATGACTTCTACTTCCTGACAGACCCTGAGGACTTCATCAACTCCCACTGTCCAGATGAGAAAGAGTGGCAGCTTCTGGACGATCCCATCCCATTGGAGGAGTTTGAGAAGAGGGTTCTAAAGACCTCGGAGTTCTACAGACTGGGTCTGACCCTCCTCCATCCCAAACACTTCCTGCTGGTCACAG AAAATGGTGAGGCCTCGGTGTCCATGAAGTTCACCAAGCCTGTCGACTTCACCTACCAGATCTCTCAGCGGAGCGGCTGTGAACCCAAAGCGGTCAATAGCTCATCTGGCCTGCTCACTGTGACCCGGGAGAGCATGAGGTTACGACTGCTGCCCCCTACAGGTGGCACGTATGACGTCATGATCTTTGCCCGGTCAGGCAACAACTCAGGGACGTTCAGCTGGGTCTGCTCTCTCCTGGTGGAGTGTCCAGAACAGGAACCAACTAAAGAACTCCCTGAGAACCCCTTCTTGTCCTGGGGTCTGCAGCGGAGCGCAGAGAGCCTGGGGGTGAAGAAGTGCAGCAACGGAGCAGAGGCTGCGGTGTCGGAGACTGGCTCCTTCGAGCTTGTCCTGCACACCTCCAGACCACTCATGATGCTGTGTGAACTGACCCAGAAAGATCTTGACCCGTCCATAGCCAAGAGGTGTCTGGCAACTCAAATCCAATCTGACCGCCTCACCTGTAACGTCCTCTGTCCCTATCTAGGTTACTATCGGTTGTCTGTGTTTGTTCGGAACTACGAGCGGCCCCAAGACGGCTTCCAGAATGGAGGCAACTTCCTCTTGCACTGCACAGGAGGCGCTATCAACCTCAATGAGCTCTTTCCCCCTGCCCTTAGCACTGCTTGTGGGCCTGGCATCCGGACGCAAGACGCTGGCCTCTCCAAGTTCAGCCACACGGGGGCGCTGGTGAGCACCCAGCAAGGCAAATGCAACATTACCTTCCAAAACCAACAAGACCTGGAGCTCCACGCTGTGCTGTTCAAGGAACAATGCAAGAGACTGGGGCACCCACTCTGCCGGCACGTCTTCTTCACCTACAACAGCAGCAAAGTGACCATCAGCGTGGCCCTACCCGAGGCCGGAGTCTACAAGCTGGGCCTTTACGCCAAAACCTCCACTGACCAGGACTTCAGTCTGCTATGTGACTTTGTGCTGTGCAACAGCTCAGGAAGCAGCTGGCCTCCGTTCCCCTGCACCTACACAGCCTGGCAGAGGGGCAGCGTGCTGTTTGAGCCCCGCGGGGGTCTCCTGGAGCCCCTGTCCTGGGTGCTGTTCAGGGTCAGGGTGCCTGGGGCCCAGAGGGTGAGCGTGGTGGGAGAGCAGCTGATGGAGCTGCAGCTCAGTAAGAGCCGTGTGTGGGAGGGAGAGGTGTTCACCGGGGCCAGCATGTCCCAGCTCAAACTGGCAGCCAGCGGGGGTGGAGGGGGCTCCACTGACATGACCATTATCATGTCCTTCGACGTGCTGAGCCAGCAGAACGAAATGTAA
- the ky gene encoding hillarin isoform X1 gives MGNVLHMRSVEVPFQKRSLNLRSVHCPLPTNNYQQHYCYNSNNSNNTKVTEEESYPQATQKASGQEVKTGESGEKKASKPQDGHSKDTSKTTSDDKKGPSVVQQEWKLEVLSLNNSNIMKSHKTVASTVATKTTVATVAGAAQSKTSSVFQKWAAMELEVQRPMTKRQLSDECAAYSLRVVKKSTVRREEGDIQRDVEGPAPVKPKLQPRPRESSSTVKSGSVSKKKLKKELFATTEVFSSVDNHAINTGKLLSQKIFSVPTITQTISQTITQTITEGAQNELEKLRAIWIWLCHNIEYDVSGYLGLTDKLCSPERVIETGRGVCCGYSSVCMQMCQEAGIECQEVSGHGKGIGYRQGQSYQNTKSLHMWNAVKLGGHWYLLDACWGAGRVDMDNKAFIKRYDDFYFLTDPEDFINSHCPDEKEWQLLDDPIPLEEFEKRVLKTSEFYRLGLTLLHPKHFLLVTENGEASVSMKFTKPVDFTYQISQRSGCEPKAVNSSSGLLTVTRESMRLRLLPPTGGTYDVMIFARSGNNSGTFSWVCSLLVECPEQEPTKELPENPFLSWGLQRSAESLGVKKCSNGAEAAVSETGSFELVLHTSRPLMMLCELTQKDLDPSIAKRCLATQIQSDRLTCNVLCPYLGYYRLSVFVRNYERPQDGFQNGGNFLLHCTGGAINLNELFPPALSTACGPGIRTQDAGLSKFSHTGALVSTQQGKCNITFQNQQDLELHAVLFKEQCKRLGHPLCRHVFFTYNSSKVTISVALPEAGVYKLGLYAKTSTDQDFSLLCDFVLCNSSGSSWPPFPCTYTAWQRGSVLFEPRGGLLEPLSWVLFRVRVPGAQRVSVVGEQLMELQLSKSRVWEGEVFTGASMSQLKLAASGGGGGSTDMTIIMSFDVLSQQNEM, from the exons ATGGGCAATGTTCTTCACATGAGGTCTGTAGAGGTCCCTTTCCAAAAGAGATCCCTCAACCTCCGCAGCGTCCATTGCCCCCTCCCTACCAACAATTACCAACAGCACTACTGctacaacagcaacaacagcaacaacactaAAGTGACCgaggaggagtcctaccctcaggCCACACAGAAGGCCTCAGGTCAGGAGGTCAAAACTGGGGAAAGTGGTGAAAAGAAAGCCTCCAAACCCCAAGATGGCCACTCTAAAGACACCTCAAAAACAACGTCAGATGACAAAAAAGGTCCGTCAGTTGTCCAGCAAGAGTGGAAGCTGGAGGTTCTGTCACTAAATAACAGCAATATCATGAAAAGCCACAAAACTGTAGCGTCAACCGTAGCAACCAAAACGACAGTGGCAACTGTTGCCGGTGCGGCCCAGTCCAAGACTAGTTCTGTGTTTCAGAAATGGGCTGCCATGGAGTTGGAGGTCCAGAGACCCATGACCAAGCGACAGCTGTCAGATGAGTGCGCTGCTTACTCCCTCAGGGTGGTGAAGAAGAGTacagtgaggagggaggagggggacatACAGAGGGATGTGGAAGGACCAGCCCCGGTGAAGCCCAAACTCCAGCCAAGACCAAGGGAGAGCTCCAGTACAGTGAAGAGTGGAAGCGTCTCAAAAAAAAAGCTCAAAAAGGAACTCTTTGCCACCACAGAAGTATTCAGCAGTGTGGATAACCATGCCATCAATACTGGAAAA TTGCTCAGTCAAAAGATCTTCTCAGTTCCGACCATCACCCAGACCATCTCCCAGACCATCACGCAGACCATCACAGAAGGAGCACAGAATGAGCTGGAGAAACTGAGAGCCATCTGGATCTGGCTCTGCCACAACATCg AGTACGACGTAAGTGGCTACCTTGGCCTGACGGACAAATTGTGCTCCCCAGAAAGGGTCATTGAGACGGGTCGGGGCGTGTGCTGTGGGTACTCCAGCGTCTGCATGCAGATGTGCCA GGAGGCAGGAATCGAATGCCAAGAGGTGTCTGGCCATGGCAAAGGTATTGGGTACAGGCAAGGCCAGAGCTACCAAAACACCAAGTCTCTCCACATGTGGAACGCAGTGAAACTGGGAGGCCACTGGTATCTACTGGACGCATGTTGGGGAGCAGGGAGAGTAGACATGGACAACAAGGCCTTTATTAAGAG GTACGATGACTTCTACTTCCTGACAGACCCTGAGGACTTCATCAACTCCCACTGTCCAGATGAGAAAGAGTGGCAGCTTCTGGACGATCCCATCCCATTGGAGGAGTTTGAGAAGAGGGTTCTAAAGACCTCGGAGTTCTACAGACTGGGTCTGACCCTCCTCCATCCCAAACACTTCCTGCTGGTCACAG AAAATGGTGAGGCCTCGGTGTCCATGAAGTTCACCAAGCCTGTCGACTTCACCTACCAGATCTCTCAGCGGAGCGGCTGTGAACCCAAAGCGGTCAATAGCTCATCTGGCCTGCTCACTGTGACCCGGGAGAGCATGAGGTTACGACTGCTGCCCCCTACAGGTGGCACGTATGACGTCATGATCTTTGCCCGGTCAGGCAACAACTCAGGGACGTTCAGCTGGGTCTGCTCTCTCCTGGTGGAGTGTCCAGAACAGGAACCAACTAAAGAACTCCCTGAGAACCCCTTCTTGTCCTGGGGTCTGCAGCGGAGCGCAGAGAGCCTGGGGGTGAAGAAGTGCAGCAACGGAGCAGAGGCTGCGGTGTCGGAGACTGGCTCCTTCGAGCTTGTCCTGCACACCTCCAGACCACTCATGATGCTGTGTGAACTGACCCAGAAAGATCTTGACCCGTCCATAGCCAAGAGGTGTCTGGCAACTCAAATCCAATCTGACCGCCTCACCTGTAACGTCCTCTGTCCCTATCTAGGTTACTATCGGTTGTCTGTGTTTGTTCGGAACTACGAGCGGCCCCAAGACGGCTTCCAGAATGGAGGCAACTTCCTCTTGCACTGCACAGGAGGCGCTATCAACCTCAATGAGCTCTTTCCCCCTGCCCTTAGCACTGCTTGTGGGCCTGGCATCCGGACGCAAGACGCTGGCCTCTCCAAGTTCAGCCACACGGGGGCGCTGGTGAGCACCCAGCAAGGCAAATGCAACATTACCTTCCAAAACCAACAAGACCTGGAGCTCCACGCTGTGCTGTTCAAGGAACAATGCAAGAGACTGGGGCACCCACTCTGCCGGCACGTCTTCTTCACCTACAACAGCAGCAAAGTGACCATCAGCGTGGCCCTACCCGAGGCCGGAGTCTACAAGCTGGGCCTTTACGCCAAAACCTCCACTGACCAGGACTTCAGTCTGCTATGTGACTTTGTGCTGTGCAACAGCTCAGGAAGCAGCTGGCCTCCGTTCCCCTGCACCTACACAGCCTGGCAGAGGGGCAGCGTGCTGTTTGAGCCCCGCGGGGGTCTCCTGGAGCCCCTGTCCTGGGTGCTGTTCAGGGTCAGGGTGCCTGGGGCCCAGAGGGTGAGCGTGGTGGGAGAGCAGCTGATGGAGCTGCAGCTCAGTAAGAGCCGTGTGTGGGAGGGAGAGGTGTTCACCGGGGCCAGCATGTCCCAGCTCAAACTGGCAGCCAGCGGGGGTGGAGGGGGCTCCACTGACATGACCATTATCATGTCCTTCGACGTGCTGAGCCAGCAGAACGAAATGTAA
- the ky gene encoding hillarin isoform X2, with product MGNVLHMRSVEVPFQKRSLNLRSVHCPLPTNNYQQHYCYNSNNSNNTKVTEEESYPQATQKASGQEVKTGESGEKKASKPQDGHSKDTSKTTSDDKKGPSVVQQEWKLEVLSLNNSNIMKSHKTVASTVATKTTVATVAGAAQSKTSSVFQKWAAMELEVQRPMTKRQLSDECAAYSLRVVKKSTVRREEGDIQRDVEGPAPVKPKLQPRPRESSSTVKSGSVSKKKLKKELFATTEVFSSVDNHAINTGKLLSQKIFSVPTITQTISQTITQTITEGAQNELEKLRAIWIWLCHNIERVIETGRGVCCGYSSVCMQMCQEAGIECQEVSGHGKGIGYRQGQSYQNTKSLHMWNAVKLGGHWYLLDACWGAGRVDMDNKAFIKRYDDFYFLTDPEDFINSHCPDEKEWQLLDDPIPLEEFEKRVLKTSEFYRLGLTLLHPKHFLLVTENGEASVSMKFTKPVDFTYQISQRSGCEPKAVNSSSGLLTVTRESMRLRLLPPTGGTYDVMIFARSGNNSGTFSWVCSLLVECPEQEPTKELPENPFLSWGLQRSAESLGVKKCSNGAEAAVSETGSFELVLHTSRPLMMLCELTQKDLDPSIAKRCLATQIQSDRLTCNVLCPYLGYYRLSVFVRNYERPQDGFQNGGNFLLHCTGGAINLNELFPPALSTACGPGIRTQDAGLSKFSHTGALVSTQQGKCNITFQNQQDLELHAVLFKEQCKRLGHPLCRHVFFTYNSSKVTISVALPEAGVYKLGLYAKTSTDQDFSLLCDFVLCNSSGSSWPPFPCTYTAWQRGSVLFEPRGGLLEPLSWVLFRVRVPGAQRVSVVGEQLMELQLSKSRVWEGEVFTGASMSQLKLAASGGGGGSTDMTIIMSFDVLSQQNEM from the exons ATGGGCAATGTTCTTCACATGAGGTCTGTAGAGGTCCCTTTCCAAAAGAGATCCCTCAACCTCCGCAGCGTCCATTGCCCCCTCCCTACCAACAATTACCAACAGCACTACTGctacaacagcaacaacagcaacaacactaAAGTGACCgaggaggagtcctaccctcaggCCACACAGAAGGCCTCAGGTCAGGAGGTCAAAACTGGGGAAAGTGGTGAAAAGAAAGCCTCCAAACCCCAAGATGGCCACTCTAAAGACACCTCAAAAACAACGTCAGATGACAAAAAAGGTCCGTCAGTTGTCCAGCAAGAGTGGAAGCTGGAGGTTCTGTCACTAAATAACAGCAATATCATGAAAAGCCACAAAACTGTAGCGTCAACCGTAGCAACCAAAACGACAGTGGCAACTGTTGCCGGTGCGGCCCAGTCCAAGACTAGTTCTGTGTTTCAGAAATGGGCTGCCATGGAGTTGGAGGTCCAGAGACCCATGACCAAGCGACAGCTGTCAGATGAGTGCGCTGCTTACTCCCTCAGGGTGGTGAAGAAGAGTacagtgaggagggaggagggggacatACAGAGGGATGTGGAAGGACCAGCCCCGGTGAAGCCCAAACTCCAGCCAAGACCAAGGGAGAGCTCCAGTACAGTGAAGAGTGGAAGCGTCTCAAAAAAAAAGCTCAAAAAGGAACTCTTTGCCACCACAGAAGTATTCAGCAGTGTGGATAACCATGCCATCAATACTGGAAAA TTGCTCAGTCAAAAGATCTTCTCAGTTCCGACCATCACCCAGACCATCTCCCAGACCATCACGCAGACCATCACAGAAGGAGCACAGAATGAGCTGGAGAAACTGAGAGCCATCTGGATCTGGCTCTGCCACAACATCg AAAGGGTCATTGAGACGGGTCGGGGCGTGTGCTGTGGGTACTCCAGCGTCTGCATGCAGATGTGCCA GGAGGCAGGAATCGAATGCCAAGAGGTGTCTGGCCATGGCAAAGGTATTGGGTACAGGCAAGGCCAGAGCTACCAAAACACCAAGTCTCTCCACATGTGGAACGCAGTGAAACTGGGAGGCCACTGGTATCTACTGGACGCATGTTGGGGAGCAGGGAGAGTAGACATGGACAACAAGGCCTTTATTAAGAG GTACGATGACTTCTACTTCCTGACAGACCCTGAGGACTTCATCAACTCCCACTGTCCAGATGAGAAAGAGTGGCAGCTTCTGGACGATCCCATCCCATTGGAGGAGTTTGAGAAGAGGGTTCTAAAGACCTCGGAGTTCTACAGACTGGGTCTGACCCTCCTCCATCCCAAACACTTCCTGCTGGTCACAG AAAATGGTGAGGCCTCGGTGTCCATGAAGTTCACCAAGCCTGTCGACTTCACCTACCAGATCTCTCAGCGGAGCGGCTGTGAACCCAAAGCGGTCAATAGCTCATCTGGCCTGCTCACTGTGACCCGGGAGAGCATGAGGTTACGACTGCTGCCCCCTACAGGTGGCACGTATGACGTCATGATCTTTGCCCGGTCAGGCAACAACTCAGGGACGTTCAGCTGGGTCTGCTCTCTCCTGGTGGAGTGTCCAGAACAGGAACCAACTAAAGAACTCCCTGAGAACCCCTTCTTGTCCTGGGGTCTGCAGCGGAGCGCAGAGAGCCTGGGGGTGAAGAAGTGCAGCAACGGAGCAGAGGCTGCGGTGTCGGAGACTGGCTCCTTCGAGCTTGTCCTGCACACCTCCAGACCACTCATGATGCTGTGTGAACTGACCCAGAAAGATCTTGACCCGTCCATAGCCAAGAGGTGTCTGGCAACTCAAATCCAATCTGACCGCCTCACCTGTAACGTCCTCTGTCCCTATCTAGGTTACTATCGGTTGTCTGTGTTTGTTCGGAACTACGAGCGGCCCCAAGACGGCTTCCAGAATGGAGGCAACTTCCTCTTGCACTGCACAGGAGGCGCTATCAACCTCAATGAGCTCTTTCCCCCTGCCCTTAGCACTGCTTGTGGGCCTGGCATCCGGACGCAAGACGCTGGCCTCTCCAAGTTCAGCCACACGGGGGCGCTGGTGAGCACCCAGCAAGGCAAATGCAACATTACCTTCCAAAACCAACAAGACCTGGAGCTCCACGCTGTGCTGTTCAAGGAACAATGCAAGAGACTGGGGCACCCACTCTGCCGGCACGTCTTCTTCACCTACAACAGCAGCAAAGTGACCATCAGCGTGGCCCTACCCGAGGCCGGAGTCTACAAGCTGGGCCTTTACGCCAAAACCTCCACTGACCAGGACTTCAGTCTGCTATGTGACTTTGTGCTGTGCAACAGCTCAGGAAGCAGCTGGCCTCCGTTCCCCTGCACCTACACAGCCTGGCAGAGGGGCAGCGTGCTGTTTGAGCCCCGCGGGGGTCTCCTGGAGCCCCTGTCCTGGGTGCTGTTCAGGGTCAGGGTGCCTGGGGCCCAGAGGGTGAGCGTGGTGGGAGAGCAGCTGATGGAGCTGCAGCTCAGTAAGAGCCGTGTGTGGGAGGGAGAGGTGTTCACCGGGGCCAGCATGTCCCAGCTCAAACTGGCAGCCAGCGGGGGTGGAGGGGGCTCCACTGACATGACCATTATCATGTCCTTCGACGTGCTGAGCCAGCAGAACGAAATGTAA